A portion of the Citrobacter rodentium NBRC 105723 = DSM 16636 genome contains these proteins:
- the dcuR gene encoding two-component system response regulator DcuR — protein sequence MINVFIIDDDAMVAELNRRYVAQIPGFQCCGTASTLTQAKEVIFESDTHIDLILLDIYLQKESGLDLLPQLHAAGCKSDVIVISSAADAATIKDSLHYGVVDYLIKPFQASRFAEALTGWLQKKRDMDKHQYYEQSELDQLIHGSASHEQDARRLPKGLTPQTLRTLCQWIDAHQDYEFSTDELANAVNISRVSCRKYLIWLVNCHILFTSIHYGVTGRPVYRYRIQAEHYSLLKQYCQ from the coding sequence ATGATCAATGTCTTTATTATCGATGACGATGCGATGGTCGCGGAGTTAAATCGCCGCTATGTCGCGCAGATCCCCGGTTTTCAGTGCTGTGGCACCGCCTCTACGCTTACCCAGGCCAAAGAGGTTATTTTCGAGAGCGATACGCACATCGATCTGATTTTGCTGGATATTTATCTGCAAAAAGAGAGTGGACTGGATCTGCTGCCGCAGCTGCACGCGGCCGGCTGTAAAAGCGACGTGATCGTGATCTCCTCTGCTGCCGACGCCGCCACCATCAAGGACTCCCTGCACTACGGTGTCGTTGACTACTTGATCAAGCCGTTCCAGGCGTCGCGCTTTGCAGAAGCGCTCACCGGCTGGCTGCAAAAGAAACGGGACATGGATAAGCACCAGTATTATGAACAGTCTGAGCTTGACCAGCTGATTCACGGCAGCGCTTCCCACGAGCAGGACGCCCGTCGCCTGCCGAAAGGCTTAACGCCGCAAACGCTGCGCACGCTGTGCCAGTGGATTGACGCCCATCAGGACTATGAGTTTTCCACCGATGAACTGGCGAATGCGGTGAATATCTCCCGCGTCTCCTGTCGTAAATACCTTATCTGGCTGGTTAACTGTCATATTCTGTTTACCAGCATCCATTATGGCGTAACGGGACGTCCGGTATACCGCTACCGTATTCAGGCTGAACATTATTCTTTACTTAAGCAATATTGTCAGTAG
- the dcuB gene encoding anaerobic C4-dicarboxylate transporter DcuB: protein MLFSIQLIIILICLFYGARKGGIALGLLGGIGLVILVFVFHLQPGKPPVDVMLVIIAVVAASATLQASGGLDVMLQIAEKMLRRNPKYVSIVAPFVTCTLTILCGTGHVVYTILPIIYDVAIKNNIRPERPMAASSIGAQMGIIASPVSVAVVSLVAMLGNFTFNGRHLEFLDLLSITIPSTLLGILAIGIFSWFRGKDLDKDEAFQKFISVPENHHYVYGDTATLLDKKLPKSNWLAMWIFLAAIAVVALLGAFSELRPVFNGKPLSMVLVIQMFMLLTGALIIILTKTNPASISKNEVFRSGMIAIVAVYGIAWMAETMFGAHLSEIEGVLGNMVKEYPWAYAIVLLLVSKFVNSQAAALAAVVPLALAIGVDPAYIVASAPACYGYYILPTYPSDLAAIQFDRSGTTHIGRFVINHSFILPGLIGVSVSCVFGWIFAAMYGFL, encoded by the coding sequence ATGCTATTTAGTATACAACTTATCATAATATTAATATGTTTGTTTTATGGCGCCAGGAAAGGCGGTATCGCGCTGGGTCTGTTAGGCGGTATCGGCCTGGTCATTCTGGTTTTCGTTTTCCACCTCCAGCCGGGTAAACCGCCGGTTGACGTTATGCTGGTCATCATCGCGGTGGTCGCGGCCTCGGCAACGCTACAGGCCTCCGGGGGTCTGGACGTGATGCTGCAGATCGCCGAAAAAATGCTGCGCCGCAACCCGAAATATGTCTCCATCGTCGCGCCGTTCGTGACCTGTACGCTGACAATCCTCTGCGGTACGGGCCACGTGGTGTACACCATCCTGCCGATCATCTACGACGTGGCGATTAAAAACAACATTCGTCCGGAACGTCCGATGGCCGCCAGCTCTATCGGCGCGCAGATGGGGATTATCGCCAGCCCGGTTTCCGTAGCGGTCGTCTCGCTGGTCGCCATGCTGGGCAACTTTACCTTCAACGGCAGACACCTCGAGTTCCTCGACCTGCTCTCCATCACCATACCGTCCACACTGCTGGGTATCCTGGCGATCGGTATTTTCAGCTGGTTCCGCGGTAAAGATCTGGATAAAGACGAAGCGTTCCAGAAGTTCATCTCCGTTCCGGAAAACCATCACTACGTCTATGGCGACACCGCGACGCTACTGGACAAAAAGCTGCCGAAGAGCAACTGGCTGGCGATGTGGATCTTCCTCGCGGCTATTGCCGTCGTCGCGCTGCTGGGCGCCTTCTCTGAACTGCGTCCGGTCTTTAACGGTAAACCGCTGTCGATGGTTCTGGTCATTCAGATGTTTATGCTGCTGACCGGCGCGTTAATTATTATCCTGACCAAAACCAATCCCGCGTCTATCTCAAAAAACGAGGTCTTCCGCTCAGGTATGATCGCCATTGTGGCGGTATACGGTATCGCCTGGATGGCGGAAACAATGTTCGGCGCGCATCTGTCTGAGATCGAAGGCGTGCTGGGCAACATGGTGAAAGAGTATCCGTGGGCCTACGCGATCGTGCTGCTGCTGGTTTCCAAGTTTGTTAACTCGCAGGCCGCGGCGCTGGCGGCAGTGGTCCCACTGGCGCTGGCCATCGGCGTCGATCCGGCGTATATCGTGGCGTCCGCGCCGGCGTGCTACGGCTACTATATTCTGCCGACCTACCCGAGCGATCTGGCGGCGATTCAGTTCGACCGCTCCGGCACCACCCACATTGGTCGCTTCGTCATTAACCACAGCTTTATTCTGCCGGGGTTGATTGGCGTAAGCGTATCCTGCGTGTTTGGCTGGATCTTCGCCGCCATGTACGGATTCCTGTAA
- a CDS encoding DMSO/selenate family reductase complex B subunit has translation MKQYGFYVDSSRCSGCKTCQVSCKDNKDLDVGPKFRRVYEYGGGSWVKEGESWHNDTFSYYLSIACNHCDEPVCVSGCPTGAMHKREEDGLVLVDDSVCVGCRYCEMRCPYGAPQFDPQAKVMRKCDGCLDRLEKNLRPICVDSCPQRALDFGPIDELRAKYGSENEIAPLPSASFTHPNLIIKPHPKARPTGDKEGAIMNIREVRHA, from the coding sequence ATGAAACAGTATGGCTTTTACGTTGACTCCTCGCGCTGCTCCGGCTGTAAAACCTGCCAGGTCAGCTGCAAGGATAATAAAGATCTGGATGTCGGGCCGAAATTCCGTCGCGTCTATGAATACGGCGGCGGCAGCTGGGTGAAAGAGGGCGAAAGCTGGCATAACGATACCTTCAGCTACTATCTCTCGATCGCCTGTAACCACTGCGATGAGCCGGTGTGCGTTTCCGGCTGCCCGACCGGGGCGATGCATAAGCGCGAAGAAGATGGTCTGGTGCTGGTGGACGACAGCGTCTGCGTGGGCTGCCGCTACTGCGAAATGCGCTGCCCGTACGGCGCGCCGCAGTTCGACCCGCAGGCGAAAGTAATGCGTAAATGTGACGGCTGCCTCGACCGGCTGGAGAAAAACCTGCGTCCGATCTGCGTGGACTCCTGTCCTCAGCGCGCGCTGGACTTCGGCCCGATTGATGAACTGCGGGCGAAATACGGCAGTGAAAATGAAATCGCGCCGCTGCCCTCCGCGTCATTTACCCATCCGAACCTGATTATTAAACCGCACCCGAAAGCGCGACCGACGGGGGACAAGGAAGGGGCAATCATGAACATCAGGGAGGTGCGTCATGCATGA
- a CDS encoding sensor histidine kinase, with translation MRYPLPCRKLRKRPMKLGTTVILMVSAVLFSVLLVVHLIYFSQISRMTSDALADKALAVARALADSPDIRQGLMKKPEESGIQAIAEAVRKRNDMLFIVVTDMNSLRYSHPEAQRIGQPFKGDDILLALDGKENVAINRGFLAKALRVFTPVYDDQHRQIGVVSIGLELSRVTEQINNSRGSIIWSVLFGVLVGLLGTWALVKVLKRILFGLEPYEISTLFEQRQAMLQSIKEGVIAVDDNGEVTLINHAAQELLNYRKSQDDAQLSTLSHAWAQVVDLSDVLRDGTPHRDEEINIKDRLLLINTVPVRSNGNIIGAISTFRDKTEVRQLMQRLDGMENYADSLRERSHEFMNKLHVILGLLHLKSYEQLEEYIIKTANNYQEEIGSLLGKIKSPVIAGFLLSKINRTSDSGHKLLISHDSQVPDSGNENQVAVLITVLGNLIENALDALAQQPDGEISVSLYYRNGWLHCEVNDDGPGIEPDRIDAIFAKGVSSKGTGRGVGLALVKQQVESLGGNISVESEPGVYTQFFVQIPWDGERAST, from the coding sequence ATGAGATATCCCCTGCCCTGCCGCAAGCTACGCAAAAGACCGATGAAACTCGGTACGACGGTGATTTTAATGGTCAGCGCCGTGCTGTTTTCCGTCCTGCTGGTGGTCCATCTGATTTACTTTTCCCAAATCAGCCGCATGACGAGTGATGCGCTGGCGGATAAAGCGCTGGCGGTGGCCCGCGCGCTGGCCGATTCGCCGGATATTCGCCAGGGGCTGATGAAAAAGCCGGAAGAGAGCGGGATTCAGGCGATTGCCGAAGCGGTGCGCAAGCGAAACGATATGCTGTTCATCGTCGTTACCGACATGAACAGCCTGCGCTATTCCCATCCGGAGGCCCAGCGTATTGGCCAGCCGTTCAAAGGCGACGATATTTTGCTGGCGCTGGATGGCAAAGAGAATGTCGCCATCAACCGTGGCTTTCTCGCCAAAGCGCTACGCGTGTTTACGCCGGTTTATGACGACCAGCACCGGCAGATAGGCGTGGTGTCGATAGGTCTGGAGCTAAGCCGGGTCACCGAGCAGATCAACAACAGCCGCGGCAGCATCATCTGGTCGGTGCTCTTTGGCGTGCTGGTCGGCCTGCTGGGCACGTGGGCGCTGGTGAAAGTGCTTAAGCGGATCCTGTTCGGGCTGGAACCCTATGAAATCTCCACCCTGTTTGAACAGCGCCAGGCGATGTTGCAGTCGATAAAAGAAGGGGTGATTGCCGTTGACGATAACGGCGAAGTCACGCTTATCAACCACGCCGCGCAGGAGCTGCTGAACTACCGTAAGTCGCAGGATGATGCCCAGCTTTCCACCCTGAGCCACGCGTGGGCGCAGGTGGTGGATTTAAGCGACGTCCTGCGCGACGGCACGCCGCATCGCGACGAAGAGATCAACATCAAAGACCGGCTGCTGTTGATTAACACCGTTCCGGTACGCAGCAACGGCAACATTATTGGCGCGATCTCGACCTTCAGGGATAAAACCGAAGTCCGCCAGCTGATGCAGCGGCTGGACGGCATGGAGAACTACGCCGACTCACTCCGTGAACGATCCCACGAATTCATGAATAAATTACATGTGATTCTCGGTTTGTTACATCTGAAGAGTTATGAGCAGCTTGAAGAGTATATTATTAAGACAGCGAATAACTATCAGGAAGAGATCGGCTCGCTGTTGGGCAAAATAAAATCACCGGTGATCGCGGGATTTTTACTCAGTAAGATTAATCGCACCTCCGATTCAGGGCATAAGCTGCTGATTAGCCACGACAGCCAGGTACCGGACAGCGGCAATGAAAATCAGGTTGCGGTATTAATTACCGTACTGGGAAATTTGATCGAAAACGCGCTCGATGCCTTAGCGCAACAGCCCGACGGTGAAATTAGCGTCTCCTTATACTATCGCAACGGCTGGCTACACTGTGAAGTCAACGATGACGGTCCTGGCATCGAGCCGGACCGTATCGACGCTATTTTTGCTAAAGGCGTCTCGTCTAAAGGAACTGGACGCGGCGTTGGTTTAGCGCTTGTTAAACAACAAGTTGAAAGTCTTGGCGGCAATATTTCCGTGGAATCCGAACCCGGCGTTTACACACAATTTTTCGTACAGATCCCCTGGGATGGGGAGAGGGCCAGCACATGA
- a CDS encoding nickel/cobalt transporter, translating to MLFAVGYTLHMHWGAFIQWCLAAQITLHRYLVMYLLQLNNHQYSGGFWLLTGAFLYGVLHAIGPGHGKFIVTTYLSTNKESLLAARVVPFVGSLMQGVSAILFVFILAIGFNLASGDLSTSRWYVEKISAVLIGSFGAFLIYQALKSLRPHPVVFTRFTPQHSHSEKCGCGHHGVGRDLADSRWKTRLGVILAIGARPCSGAIMILLFSNALGIVSWGIAAVMTMSFGTALSIMGLSLAVRYARNRTLAWFDNGSTLQWLAPAAKIVGGVVLILFAAVLFLTVIPISANGDYIAAGC from the coding sequence ATGCTGTTTGCCGTCGGCTATACCCTGCATATGCATTGGGGCGCGTTTATTCAGTGGTGTCTGGCGGCGCAAATCACCCTGCACCGTTATCTGGTGATGTATCTGCTACAGCTCAACAACCACCAGTACAGCGGCGGGTTCTGGCTGCTGACCGGCGCGTTTCTGTATGGCGTGCTGCATGCCATCGGTCCGGGGCACGGGAAATTTATTGTCACTACCTATCTGAGCACCAATAAGGAAAGCCTGCTGGCCGCGCGGGTTGTGCCGTTTGTCGGCAGTCTGATGCAGGGGGTGAGCGCAATTCTGTTTGTGTTTATTCTGGCGATTGGCTTTAACCTCGCCTCCGGCGATCTCAGCACCAGCCGCTGGTATGTGGAAAAAATCAGCGCCGTGCTGATCGGCAGCTTTGGCGCGTTTCTGATCTATCAGGCGCTGAAAAGTCTGCGCCCACATCCCGTCGTCTTCACCCGCTTCACCCCACAGCATTCGCACAGCGAAAAGTGCGGCTGCGGTCATCACGGCGTGGGCCGCGATCTCGCCGACAGCAGATGGAAAACGCGCCTGGGGGTGATCCTCGCCATCGGCGCCCGTCCCTGCAGCGGCGCAATCATGATCCTGCTCTTTTCCAACGCCCTCGGCATTGTCAGCTGGGGCATTGCGGCAGTGATGACAATGTCCTTCGGCACCGCGCTGTCGATCATGGGGCTGTCGCTGGCGGTGCGCTACGCGCGTAACCGGACGCTGGCGTGGTTCGATAATGGCTCCACGCTGCAATGGCTTGCCCCGGCGGCGAAAATCGTCGGCGGCGTAGTGCTGATACTGTTTGCCGCCGTCCTGTTCCTGACGGTGATCCCCATCAGCGCTAACGGCGATTATATTGCCGCCGGCTGCTGA